The Klebsiella sp. RIT-PI-d genome includes a region encoding these proteins:
- the gatD gene encoding galactitol-1-phosphate 5-dehydrogenase: MKSVVIHAEGDVRVEERPMPQLTTGDDVRVKVVSSGLCGSDIPRIFAHGAHYYPITLGHEFSGYVESCGADVTDLVPGDAVACVPLLPCFNCPQCLRQYFSLCKQYQFVGSRSEGGNAEYVVVKRANLFHLPAAMPIADGAFIEPITVGLHAFHLAQGCEGKNVVIVGAGTIGLLALQCARELGAKSITAIDINPQKLALATELGATHVFNSREMSSAQIQSALADSQFDQLVLETAGSPQTVSLAIEIAGPRAQLALVGTLHHDLTLTAGVFGQILRKELTILGSWMNYSGPWPGEEWQIASRLLSEKKITLEPLIAHVGTAESFAKEVQALKGAPMQGKILLKLS, translated from the coding sequence ATGAAATCAGTGGTGATCCACGCTGAGGGAGACGTGCGCGTTGAAGAACGTCCCATGCCGCAGTTAACCACCGGTGATGACGTGCGGGTAAAGGTTGTCAGCTCAGGCCTGTGTGGTTCAGATATTCCGCGCATTTTTGCGCATGGCGCGCATTACTATCCTATTACGCTGGGCCATGAGTTTAGCGGCTATGTTGAGTCCTGCGGTGCTGACGTGACCGATCTCGTTCCCGGTGATGCGGTAGCCTGCGTGCCGTTACTCCCCTGCTTTAACTGCCCTCAGTGCCTACGGCAATATTTCTCTCTTTGCAAGCAGTACCAGTTTGTCGGCTCCCGCAGCGAAGGCGGCAATGCCGAGTATGTGGTGGTAAAACGCGCCAATCTTTTTCATCTTCCCGCCGCCATGCCGATTGCGGACGGTGCGTTTATCGAACCCATTACCGTTGGGCTTCATGCTTTCCACCTGGCGCAAGGATGCGAGGGGAAAAATGTGGTCATTGTGGGTGCCGGAACGATTGGTCTGCTGGCACTCCAGTGTGCTCGCGAGCTGGGCGCGAAAAGCATTACCGCTATTGATATCAATCCGCAGAAGCTGGCTCTGGCAACTGAACTGGGTGCGACTCACGTATTTAATAGCCGGGAAATGAGTAGTGCACAGATCCAGTCTGCGCTTGCTGATAGCCAGTTTGATCAGCTGGTACTCGAAACCGCAGGTTCGCCGCAAACCGTTTCTCTGGCGATAGAGATTGCCGGGCCGCGCGCGCAGCTGGCGCTGGTCGGGACGCTACATCATGATTTAACCCTGACCGCCGGCGTATTTGGCCAGATTTTGCGTAAAGAACTCACCATTCTGGGCAGCTGGATGAATTACTCTGGCCCCTGGCCCGGTGAGGAGTGGCAGATCGCATCACGTTTGCTAAGCGAGAAAAAAATTACGCTTGAACCGCTGATTGCTCATGTAGGCACTGCGGAAAGTTTCGCCAAAGAAGTGCAGGCGCTAAAAGGCGCACCAATGCAGGGTAAAATTTTGCTTAAACTGTCTTAA
- a CDS encoding DeoR/GlpR family DNA-binding transcription regulator: protein MNSFERRNKIVDLVNSQGSVLVLDLSNAFGISEVTIRADLRLLEDKGLVTRFHGGAARPDSHAHDSDNQEVILEDRYQLASDPKKRIAQAAAAMIEEGMTVLLDSGSTTLLVAEALTKSTNITVITNNLPAAFTLSDNKDITLVVCGGTVRHKTHSMHGTIAERSLQGISADVMFVGADGIDTTNGITTFNEGYSISGVMAAAAHKVIAVLDATKFNRRGFNQVLPMEKIDCVITDESISEEDRKALEQTAVELKIV from the coding sequence ATGAACTCATTTGAACGAAGGAACAAAATTGTCGATCTGGTTAATTCGCAGGGCAGCGTGCTGGTTTTAGATCTTTCTAACGCTTTTGGCATTTCGGAGGTCACTATCCGCGCCGATTTGCGATTGCTGGAAGATAAAGGCCTGGTTACGCGCTTTCATGGTGGAGCTGCCAGACCAGATAGCCATGCTCATGATAGCGATAACCAGGAGGTCATCCTGGAAGATCGCTATCAGCTTGCCAGCGATCCTAAAAAACGCATCGCTCAGGCTGCTGCGGCAATGATAGAAGAAGGAATGACCGTGCTTCTTGATAGCGGCAGCACCACGTTGCTTGTCGCCGAAGCGTTGACCAAAAGCACCAATATCACCGTTATTACCAATAACCTCCCCGCCGCGTTTACGCTTTCTGATAATAAAGACATCACCCTGGTCGTCTGTGGAGGAACGGTTCGCCATAAAACGCACTCGATGCACGGTACAATTGCCGAGCGCTCGTTGCAGGGGATTAGCGCCGATGTAATGTTTGTTGGCGCTGACGGTATTGATACTACCAACGGGATCACGACGTTTAACGAAGGCTATTCCATCAGTGGCGTCATGGCTGCCGCCGCGCATAAGGTGATTGCCGTGCTCGACGCGACTAAGTTTAACCGCCGCGGTTTTAACCAGGTCCTGCCAATGGAAAAAATAGACTGTGTGATCA